In a single window of the Arthrobacter sp. StoSoilA2 genome:
- the def gene encoding peptide deformylase: MTVLPVTIWGEPVLHRRASEVEVFDDDLRKLIADMFETNEAANGVGLAAPQVGVGKRIFVYKYANDDAPDQGVLVNPVLTLSKVSGALPDPEEHIEGCLSFPGEHYPLQRAEWARVQGFDGDGNPVDFEATGWFARVMQHEYDHLDGKLYVNRLVDRYARKAMKQAKKNGWGVPGLTWMPGVDPDPFGH, encoded by the coding sequence ATGACCGTCCTCCCTGTGACCATTTGGGGCGAACCCGTTTTGCATCGTCGGGCAAGTGAAGTCGAAGTATTCGATGACGATCTCCGGAAACTCATCGCGGACATGTTTGAAACCAATGAAGCCGCGAACGGAGTAGGCCTCGCCGCACCCCAGGTAGGAGTCGGGAAGCGCATCTTTGTGTATAAGTACGCGAACGACGACGCCCCTGATCAAGGCGTTCTGGTCAATCCCGTGTTGACCCTCTCAAAGGTCTCAGGCGCCCTCCCGGACCCGGAAGAGCACATTGAGGGCTGCCTGTCCTTCCCCGGAGAGCACTACCCTCTGCAGCGTGCCGAATGGGCCCGCGTCCAAGGCTTTGATGGTGACGGGAATCCTGTGGACTTCGAAGCCACGGGCTGGTTCGCTCGAGTCATGCAGCACGAGTACGACCATTTGGACGGCAAGCTTTACGTCAACCGCCTTGTGGACCGATATGCCAGGAAGGCAATGAAGCAGGCCAAGAAGAACGGTTGGGGCGTTCCCGGATTGACATGGATGCCTGGCGTCGACCCTGACCCGTTCGGACACTGA
- a CDS encoding HNH endonuclease family protein, which produces MSITWSAYKRARRRSRQAWAILGLAAVTLAAGLSWFFTTGQFDAAGPWVSGPSEAPVFNPAWMKPITGIEAVPAEKASAALAQLEVKGRASQEDYERTAFGQAWLDADRNGCDTRNDILRRDLSSVEFTSGSSCRVATGEFQEPYTGAHVTFRRGQDTSAEVQIDHIVALADAWQKGAKQLTLQQRQRLANDPLNLIAADGPENVKKGAGDAATWLPPNKNFRCHYVARQISVKAAYKLWVTQSEKDAMMRVLSSCPDQQTIYSAR; this is translated from the coding sequence TTGAGTATCACCTGGTCTGCCTACAAACGCGCGCGCAGACGATCACGCCAGGCGTGGGCCATTCTAGGATTGGCAGCCGTAACCCTCGCGGCAGGACTGTCCTGGTTCTTCACCACCGGCCAGTTCGATGCAGCCGGGCCATGGGTGTCCGGTCCCAGTGAAGCGCCGGTATTTAATCCCGCATGGATGAAACCCATTACCGGCATCGAGGCCGTTCCCGCGGAGAAGGCAAGCGCGGCACTCGCACAGCTGGAAGTTAAAGGACGCGCATCCCAGGAAGACTATGAGCGAACCGCATTCGGCCAGGCGTGGCTGGACGCCGATCGAAACGGATGCGATACCAGGAACGACATCCTGCGCAGGGACCTGTCGTCCGTGGAGTTCACCAGTGGTTCCTCATGCAGGGTTGCCACCGGAGAGTTTCAGGAACCCTACACGGGCGCCCACGTAACCTTCCGTCGGGGCCAGGACACCAGCGCTGAAGTTCAGATTGATCACATTGTCGCCCTGGCCGACGCATGGCAGAAGGGTGCCAAGCAGTTAACGCTGCAGCAACGCCAAAGGCTGGCAAATGATCCGTTGAACCTGATTGCGGCTGATGGGCCGGAGAACGTGAAGAAGGGCGCCGGCGACGCGGCCACGTGGCTCCCTCCGAACAAGAACTTCCGGTGTCACTACGTAGCGCGCCAGATCTCCGTCAAGGCAGCGTACAAGCTGTGGGTCACGCAGTCGGAGAAGGATGCCATGATGCGCGTCCTGTCTTCTTGCCCGGATCAGCAGACCATCTACAGCGCCAGGTGA
- a CDS encoding acyltransferase domain-containing protein — protein MSQAPHAALFELLDIAGEDAVECASLLDRAPSGHVLEALELLQERLGTFPADSISPDRIWPGQPVESVWIEALLRFAPRVHAYHLELGISTDVSAATLADVGLQLRINRRVHGHFGLDTWSWLTLHMAGNLFRLGRLQFHLIRSRRDDGPGGNVAYASDWILGVHIPEDGGLSPALVDASFNEARWFFPHYFPDKPATVATCESWMLDPYLVARLPDSNIASFARRFTLDRCTDAPTDAVYFTFRQRGLGNLDKLPRETSLQRIVLERIDDGGTWQLGHGHLAL, from the coding sequence ATGAGCCAGGCACCCCATGCAGCATTGTTCGAGCTCTTGGACATTGCCGGCGAGGACGCCGTGGAATGCGCCTCGCTCCTGGACAGAGCCCCCAGTGGCCACGTCCTGGAAGCATTGGAGCTTCTGCAGGAGCGGCTTGGCACTTTTCCGGCCGACAGTATTTCTCCCGACCGGATTTGGCCCGGCCAGCCCGTCGAGAGCGTCTGGATCGAGGCACTGCTCCGCTTCGCACCCAGAGTCCACGCATACCATCTGGAACTGGGTATCAGCACTGACGTCTCAGCAGCCACGTTGGCCGACGTAGGGCTCCAGCTGCGCATCAACCGCCGCGTCCATGGACATTTCGGCCTGGACACCTGGAGCTGGCTGACGTTGCACATGGCAGGGAATCTGTTCCGCCTCGGCCGGTTGCAATTCCATTTGATCCGGAGCCGGCGTGACGACGGCCCAGGGGGCAACGTGGCGTACGCATCCGATTGGATCCTGGGTGTCCATATTCCCGAAGACGGCGGCCTCTCCCCTGCGCTGGTCGACGCCAGCTTTAACGAGGCTCGCTGGTTCTTTCCCCACTATTTCCCGGACAAACCGGCCACTGTGGCCACGTGCGAGTCCTGGATGCTGGATCCTTATCTGGTTGCGCGGCTTCCTGACAGCAACATCGCATCCTTCGCCCGCCGCTTCACCCTGGATCGGTGCACCGATGCCCCCACTGATGCCGTGTACTTCACGTTTAGGCAGCGGGGGCTCGGGAACCTGGACAAACTACCCCGGGAGACTTCGCTCCAGCGCATAGTCCTGGAGAGAATCGACGACGGCGGTACCTGGCAACTGGGGCACGGTCACCTGGCGCTGTAG
- a CDS encoding single-stranded DNA-binding protein, whose translation MNDTITLRGFVASEVKSSTTTRGTSTASFRLGTTERRYDRTSNTWVDGNTNWYTVQSFRYLAGHVGCSVKKGQRVIVIGKLRLRQWEHEGRIYHVAEIDAESVGHDLMWGSANFTRMNGTSASADSNPSGEAAGKPGDPGIEWEAGDNEQAPPEDETETVDVDDPDGAGPMVVNTTTGELVGAGA comes from the coding sequence ATGAACGACACCATTACTCTTCGCGGCTTTGTAGCCTCGGAAGTCAAGAGCTCCACCACTACACGCGGAACGTCCACTGCTTCATTTCGCCTTGGGACAACTGAACGGCGCTACGACCGCACCAGCAATACATGGGTGGACGGCAACACCAACTGGTACACGGTGCAATCCTTTCGCTACTTGGCCGGGCACGTCGGCTGCAGTGTGAAGAAGGGGCAACGCGTCATCGTCATCGGAAAGCTACGCCTGAGGCAGTGGGAACACGAGGGCAGGATCTACCACGTGGCAGAAATCGACGCAGAATCGGTCGGGCACGATCTCATGTGGGGTTCTGCGAACTTCACCCGGATGAACGGGACGTCGGCTTCCGCTGACTCGAACCCGTCCGGCGAGGCAGCCGGGAAGCCTGGAGATCCGGGGATTGAGTGGGAGGCCGGCGACAACGAACAAGCGCCCCCGGAGGACGAGACGGAAACCGTCGACGTCGATGATCCTGACGGTGCCGGTCCGATGGTGGTAAACACCACTACAGGTGAGTTGGTGGGTGCCGGGGCTTGA
- the ettA gene encoding energy-dependent translational throttle protein EttA — MAEFIYTMTKARKAVGDKLILDDVSMSFYPGAKIGVVGPNGAGKSTILKIMAGLDTPSNGEARLSPGYTVGILLQEPPLNEEKTVLGNVQEGVGEIYGKIQRFNEISEEMANPDADYDTLLDEMGKLQEAIDAADAWDIDSQLEQAMDALRCPPADSDVTVLSGGERRRVALCKLLLQKPDLLLLDEPTNHLDAESVLWLEQHLSQYPGAVLAVTHDRYFLDHVAEWIAEVDRGHLYPYEGNYSTYLEKKKARLEVQGKKDAKLSKRLTEELEWVRSNAKGRQTKSKARLARYEEMAAEAERTRKLDFEEIQIPPGPRLGSVVIEAKNLKKGFDDRVLIEDLSFSLPRNGIVGVIGPNGVGKSTLFKTIVGMEPLDDGELKIGESVKISYVDQSRGGIDPNKSLWEVVSEGHDYIQVGQVEMPSRAYVSAFGFKGPDQQKKAGVLSGGERNRLNLALTLKQGGNLLLLDEPTNDLDVETLSSLENALLEFPGCAVVVSHDRWFLDRVATHILAYEGDDENPSKWYWFEGNFDSYEENKVERLGADAAKPHRVTHRRLTRD, encoded by the coding sequence ATGGCGGAATTCATTTACACGATGACCAAGGCTCGCAAGGCCGTTGGCGACAAACTTATTTTGGACGATGTCAGCATGTCGTTCTACCCTGGCGCAAAGATTGGCGTCGTGGGCCCGAACGGTGCTGGCAAGTCCACCATCCTGAAGATCATGGCCGGGCTGGACACCCCTTCAAACGGCGAGGCCCGCCTGAGCCCCGGTTACACCGTGGGCATCCTCTTGCAGGAACCGCCGCTGAATGAGGAAAAGACCGTCCTTGGCAACGTCCAGGAAGGCGTTGGCGAGATCTACGGCAAGATCCAGCGTTTCAACGAGATCTCCGAAGAGATGGCGAACCCGGATGCGGACTACGACACTCTCCTGGATGAGATGGGAAAGCTGCAGGAAGCCATTGACGCTGCCGATGCCTGGGATATCGATTCCCAGCTCGAGCAGGCCATGGACGCATTGCGCTGCCCGCCCGCTGATTCCGATGTCACGGTCCTCTCTGGTGGTGAACGCCGCCGCGTAGCGCTGTGCAAGCTTCTCCTCCAGAAGCCGGACCTCCTGCTCCTTGACGAGCCCACCAACCACTTGGACGCCGAGAGCGTCCTTTGGCTCGAGCAGCACCTCTCCCAGTACCCCGGTGCGGTCCTTGCCGTGACCCACGACCGCTACTTCCTGGACCACGTGGCTGAGTGGATCGCAGAAGTCGACCGCGGCCACCTCTACCCGTACGAGGGTAACTACTCCACCTACCTGGAGAAGAAGAAGGCCCGCCTTGAGGTCCAGGGCAAGAAGGACGCAAAGCTGTCCAAGCGCCTCACCGAAGAACTTGAATGGGTGCGCTCCAATGCCAAGGGCCGCCAGACCAAGTCCAAGGCCCGTTTGGCCCGCTATGAAGAAATGGCTGCGGAGGCCGAGCGCACCCGCAAGTTGGACTTCGAAGAGATCCAGATTCCGCCGGGTCCGCGCCTGGGCTCGGTAGTGATCGAGGCCAAGAACCTGAAGAAGGGGTTCGACGACCGCGTCCTGATCGAAGACCTCTCCTTCTCGTTGCCCCGCAACGGCATCGTTGGCGTTATTGGACCCAACGGTGTGGGTAAGTCCACCTTGTTCAAGACCATCGTCGGCATGGAGCCCCTGGATGACGGTGAGCTCAAGATCGGCGAGTCCGTAAAGATCTCCTACGTGGACCAGTCCCGTGGCGGCATCGATCCCAATAAGTCTCTCTGGGAAGTTGTTTCCGAAGGCCATGACTACATCCAGGTCGGCCAGGTGGAAATGCCTTCGCGTGCCTACGTTTCGGCCTTCGGCTTCAAGGGCCCGGACCAGCAAAAGAAGGCTGGCGTCCTCTCCGGTGGTGAGCGTAACCGTCTTAACCTTGCGTTGACGCTTAAGCAGGGTGGCAACCTTTTGCTCCTCGACGAGCCAACCAACGACCTCGACGTCGAAACCCTGAGCAGCCTGGAAAATGCCCTGCTCGAGTTCCCGGGCTGTGCCGTGGTGGTCTCCCACGACCGTTGGTTCCTGGACAGGGTAGCAACCCACATCCTCGCCTATGAAGGTGACGACGAGAACCCGTCCAAGTGGTACTGGTTCGAAGGTAACTTCGACTCCTATGAGGAGAACAAGGTGGAGCGCCTCGGCGCTGATGCGGCCAAGCCGCACCGTGTGACGCACCGCCGTCTGACCCGCGACTAA
- a CDS encoding acyl-CoA thioesterase II: MTDTNAGLKVEAPAEDPTEVLIGLLDLGDFDGARTNEDIFLGPSQKQPRHRVFGGQVLAQSMMAGMRTVEPDRVAHSMHGYFLRPGDANKPITFGVERLRDGRSFSARRVHAYQDGVPILSMIASFQVEDEGLDHQATMPEGMPDPESLPSTAELLAQFDHPLARHMSSERPFDVRHIDPALYVSPPSEHVATNAVWMKTMGPLPDDPKLHLAALAYASDYTLLEPILRKHGLAWMIPGMSVASLDHAMWWHRPVRVDEWMLYVQESPSAQGARGLATGRIFNREGLHVATVAQEGMVRIP; this comes from the coding sequence ATGACAGACACGAACGCCGGCCTCAAGGTTGAGGCACCCGCAGAAGATCCGACGGAAGTCCTCATTGGCCTGTTGGACCTTGGTGACTTCGACGGAGCCCGGACCAATGAGGACATTTTCCTTGGACCTTCCCAAAAACAGCCCCGGCATCGTGTCTTCGGCGGCCAGGTCCTGGCCCAATCCATGATGGCTGGCATGCGAACCGTGGAACCTGACCGGGTGGCGCACTCCATGCACGGCTATTTCCTGCGGCCCGGCGACGCCAATAAGCCCATCACGTTCGGTGTGGAACGGCTGCGTGACGGTCGGTCCTTCTCGGCACGGCGCGTTCATGCTTATCAGGACGGTGTGCCGATCCTTTCCATGATTGCCTCGTTCCAGGTTGAAGATGAAGGCCTGGATCATCAAGCGACAATGCCCGAAGGCATGCCGGACCCCGAGTCGTTGCCCAGTACGGCCGAGTTGCTGGCTCAATTCGACCACCCTTTGGCACGGCATATGTCCTCGGAGCGGCCGTTCGACGTCCGTCACATCGACCCCGCACTTTACGTGTCACCGCCAAGCGAGCACGTGGCCACCAACGCCGTCTGGATGAAGACGATGGGCCCCTTGCCCGACGACCCCAAACTACACCTGGCCGCCTTGGCGTACGCCAGCGACTACACCCTGTTGGAACCCATCCTCCGCAAACACGGCCTCGCTTGGATGATACCGGGCATGAGCGTCGCCAGCCTCGATCACGCCATGTGGTGGCACCGGCCGGTCCGGGTGGACGAGTGGATGCTGTACGTTCAGGAGTCCCCCAGCGCGCAAGGGGCCCGCGGCTTGGCTACCGGGCGGATATTCAACCGCGAAGGCCTGCACGTTGCGACCGTGGCACAGGAGGGCATGGTCAGGATTCCATAG
- a CDS encoding SRPBCC domain-containing protein gives MEANIPNAEASITVAVPREQVWEALTDPGLIKEYFLGTNVETTWRVEDPITYSGEYNGKAYEDKGTILAFEPLQLLKTTHYSPSSGLPDSPENYHTVEYRLADADEGTSVTITQGNNKSEEEVEHSAATWRIVLQNLKEFLESQPNEPRS, from the coding sequence ATGGAAGCAAATATCCCCAACGCCGAGGCGTCGATCACCGTAGCGGTCCCGCGCGAGCAGGTATGGGAGGCCCTGACGGATCCTGGCCTCATCAAGGAATACTTCCTCGGAACCAATGTCGAAACGACCTGGCGGGTAGAGGATCCCATCACCTACTCCGGCGAGTACAACGGCAAGGCATACGAGGACAAGGGCACCATCCTGGCCTTCGAACCCTTGCAGCTCCTGAAAACCACGCACTACAGTCCTTCATCGGGACTTCCCGATTCCCCCGAAAACTACCACACGGTGGAATATCGCCTGGCCGATGCGGACGAAGGAACATCCGTAACCATTACGCAAGGCAACAACAAGAGCGAAGAAGAAGTGGAGCATTCCGCAGCGACGTGGCGCATTGTTCTTCAGAATCTCAAGGAATTTCTCGAGTCACAGCCCAACGAGCCACGCAGTTAA
- a CDS encoding GNAT family N-acetyltransferase produces the protein MAFDAAAPRLETAPASWEAVEELFGVKGEPSRCWCRWFALPGKEFRSAAPSELKELLRARFNEDPEPGVLAFRGGQAVGWCAVEPRANYPRIERSQLLRAADLPPVDVGTLWSVSCFVVSPSHRRSGVAATLLRAAVDHAFNNGATTLEAYPVDTSLRPKAGPSDLYHGTVSLFIEGGFSVVSTPLPGRAVVRLHGQPA, from the coding sequence ATGGCATTCGACGCAGCAGCTCCCCGGTTGGAGACAGCTCCGGCATCCTGGGAGGCCGTGGAGGAATTGTTCGGGGTCAAGGGCGAGCCGTCCCGGTGCTGGTGCCGCTGGTTCGCGCTCCCCGGCAAGGAGTTCAGGTCTGCGGCACCCAGCGAACTCAAGGAACTCCTGCGGGCACGTTTCAACGAGGATCCTGAGCCGGGGGTGCTGGCATTCCGGGGTGGTCAGGCGGTGGGCTGGTGCGCTGTGGAACCGCGGGCAAACTATCCCCGCATAGAACGGTCGCAGCTTCTTCGGGCGGCAGACCTCCCGCCCGTTGACGTTGGGACCCTTTGGTCGGTGAGCTGCTTTGTGGTTTCACCGAGCCATCGGCGCTCAGGTGTTGCAGCGACGTTACTCCGGGCAGCCGTTGACCACGCATTCAATAACGGGGCTACGACCCTTGAAGCATACCCCGTCGATACCAGCCTTCGTCCAAAGGCCGGGCCGTCCGACTTGTATCACGGCACAGTTTCGCTGTTCATTGAAGGCGGGTTCTCGGTGGTTTCAACTCCCCTTCCCGGGCGCGCCGTGGTTCGCCTCCACGGGCAGCCCGCTTAG
- the map gene encoding type I methionyl aminopeptidase — protein MSMVKTPDQVSMMREAGRVVANALAAVKEHADVGVSLKELDEVASSLISDAGAKPAFLDYHPRWAAVPFPGVICASVNDAVVHGIPNGYVLQDGDLLSVDCGAFLEGWCGDAAISFIVGTADPVDQALIDATDAALARGIEAARGGNKMGDLAYAIGGEAKRAGYGLLADHGGHGIGRTMHAEPPVPNIGRPGRGIKLQEGLVIAIEPMLILGGKDDYYHDEDEWTLRSASGNKAAHSEHTVAVTADGPMILTLP, from the coding sequence ATGTCCATGGTGAAGACACCGGATCAGGTCTCGATGATGCGCGAGGCCGGGAGGGTGGTGGCCAACGCCTTGGCGGCGGTCAAGGAGCATGCTGACGTAGGTGTTTCCCTCAAGGAATTGGATGAGGTTGCCAGCAGCCTGATTTCCGACGCCGGGGCCAAGCCGGCCTTCCTTGATTACCACCCCCGGTGGGCAGCTGTCCCGTTTCCCGGGGTGATCTGTGCCAGTGTCAATGACGCGGTGGTGCATGGAATCCCAAATGGCTACGTCCTCCAGGACGGGGACCTCCTCAGTGTGGATTGCGGTGCCTTCCTTGAAGGCTGGTGTGGAGATGCTGCCATCAGCTTCATCGTGGGGACGGCAGATCCGGTGGACCAGGCGCTGATCGATGCAACGGACGCTGCACTCGCCCGGGGTATCGAAGCTGCCCGTGGGGGCAACAAGATGGGCGACCTCGCCTATGCGATAGGCGGCGAGGCCAAGCGTGCTGGATACGGATTATTGGCCGATCATGGCGGCCACGGTATCGGCCGGACAATGCACGCCGAGCCGCCCGTCCCCAACATCGGCAGACCGGGCAGGGGTATCAAACTTCAAGAGGGGTTGGTCATTGCCATCGAACCAATGCTCATCCTGGGCGGCAAGGATGACTACTATCATGATGAAGACGAGTGGACTCTGCGTTCAGCCAGCGGAAACAAGGCCGCCCATAGTGAGCACACCGTCGCTGTCACAGCTGATGGACCAATGATCCTCACGCTGCCGTAG
- the mptB gene encoding polyprenol phosphomannose-dependent alpha 1,6 mannosyltransferase MptB, whose product MTVPVPAAQKAGKEAPPAVAAAIEVDNARSPLIAGFIGSMFLVFGSLGVGWLAPVSELRRLPLFIWMRTEGVGVALSIVLLAVGGMLLVRAWLRLGQRVRVWGLQARKATLQAVVAWGLPMMFTVPLFSRDVYAYIGQGRLMVEGMNPYENGISALPNYFQLGADKMWTEAPVPYGQFFLWIEQFVVWVTNVQPEACIMLFRLVAVAGVILCIIYVPKLAELHGVNPHRALWLTAANPLFLTNFIASVHNDALMIGLALAGLYYCATRRVVLGLVLVTLSISVKPITVVFLPFIGLLWAGKGASWPRKILFWFLTAVLTFGLLYAMSLVNGFGFGWVKGLSAPGSVWIWYAPIGLIGLVVASIFNVFGLDGWGMAKWVYDAGKVLMVGAIAWQVFRGEHDRLMRRLTLAFAAIVLLAPMIQSWYVVWLIPLFAVTGIRNDWQVKAVYFVVSFFMVYAISDQLDVFPYLQSEDLGLALTLARNAAAIIALLFAVYLIFVDPKTKSLFRKRDEPGLRPII is encoded by the coding sequence ATGACGGTGCCTGTACCCGCCGCCCAGAAGGCAGGGAAAGAAGCGCCGCCTGCGGTTGCTGCTGCCATCGAAGTGGATAACGCCAGGTCCCCGCTGATCGCCGGTTTCATTGGCTCGATGTTCCTTGTCTTCGGCTCGCTGGGCGTTGGCTGGCTCGCACCAGTGTCTGAACTTCGACGGCTTCCGCTTTTCATCTGGATGCGTACCGAAGGTGTTGGTGTCGCGCTTTCCATCGTCCTGCTGGCTGTCGGTGGCATGCTGCTTGTCCGGGCTTGGCTGCGCCTGGGGCAGCGTGTCCGGGTCTGGGGACTCCAAGCCCGCAAGGCCACTTTGCAGGCCGTGGTGGCCTGGGGACTGCCCATGATGTTCACTGTCCCGCTTTTCAGCAGGGACGTCTACGCTTACATCGGCCAAGGCAGACTCATGGTTGAGGGAATGAATCCCTACGAGAATGGGATTTCCGCCCTCCCGAACTACTTCCAATTGGGTGCGGACAAGATGTGGACGGAAGCTCCCGTTCCGTACGGTCAGTTCTTCCTTTGGATCGAACAATTTGTTGTTTGGGTGACCAATGTCCAACCTGAGGCCTGCATCATGCTGTTCAGGTTGGTGGCAGTTGCGGGCGTCATACTTTGCATCATCTACGTGCCCAAGCTGGCAGAGCTCCACGGCGTCAATCCACACCGTGCACTATGGTTGACAGCCGCCAACCCTCTCTTTCTCACCAACTTCATTGCCAGTGTCCACAACGACGCTCTCATGATTGGGCTGGCCCTGGCTGGTCTGTACTACTGCGCCACCCGCCGGGTGGTGCTGGGCTTGGTGCTGGTGACACTCTCCATTTCGGTCAAGCCAATTACGGTGGTCTTCCTGCCATTTATCGGCTTGCTCTGGGCGGGTAAGGGTGCGTCATGGCCGCGCAAGATCCTTTTCTGGTTCCTGACAGCCGTCCTGACCTTTGGCCTCCTGTACGCCATGAGCCTGGTCAACGGGTTTGGGTTTGGATGGGTGAAGGGCCTCTCTGCCCCCGGGAGCGTCTGGATCTGGTATGCACCCATCGGTTTGATCGGCCTGGTTGTCGCCTCGATCTTCAACGTTTTTGGCCTCGATGGCTGGGGCATGGCCAAGTGGGTCTACGACGCCGGCAAGGTGCTCATGGTGGGGGCCATCGCCTGGCAGGTGTTCCGGGGAGAGCACGACCGCCTGATGCGCCGGCTCACGTTGGCCTTTGCGGCGATTGTCCTGCTGGCACCCATGATCCAGTCATGGTATGTGGTGTGGCTGATTCCGCTGTTTGCTGTAACCGGCATCCGCAACGACTGGCAGGTGAAGGCTGTCTACTTCGTGGTGTCGTTCTTCATGGTCTATGCCATCTCGGACCAACTGGATGTGTTCCCCTATCTTCAGAGCGAGGATCTCGGCCTCGCCCTGACCCTGGCGCGGAACGCGGCGGCCATCATCGCTCTTCTGTTTGCCGTTTACCTGATCTTCGTGGATCCGAAGACAAAGAGCCTTTTCCGCAAACGCGACGAACCAGGCCTGCGTCCGATCATCTAA
- the orn gene encoding oligoribonuclease: MPITNERIVWIDCEMTGLDLKNDALIEVAALVTDSELNILGDGVDVVIKPDDAALEQMNDFVRDMHTRSKLLDELPHGKTMAEAEAQVLEYIEKWVPDPRKAPLGGNSVGTDRMFLARDMPNIVEHLHYRVIDVSTIKELSRRWFPRAYFQSPAKHGGHRALGDIKDSIDELRYYRQAVFVPAPGPDTATAQRISKDITATAETLGSTETM, encoded by the coding sequence GTGCCTATTACTAATGAACGCATCGTCTGGATTGACTGCGAAATGACCGGCCTGGACCTCAAGAACGACGCCCTGATCGAGGTTGCGGCGCTCGTGACGGACTCCGAGCTCAACATCCTGGGCGATGGCGTGGACGTCGTCATCAAGCCCGACGACGCAGCGCTGGAGCAAATGAACGACTTCGTTCGAGACATGCACACCCGCTCCAAGCTCCTTGACGAACTCCCCCACGGCAAGACGATGGCCGAGGCCGAGGCGCAGGTGCTTGAGTACATCGAGAAGTGGGTTCCGGACCCCCGCAAGGCCCCACTCGGAGGCAACTCCGTGGGCACGGACAGGATGTTCCTGGCCAGGGACATGCCGAACATTGTGGAGCACCTCCACTACCGCGTCATCGATGTCAGCACCATCAAGGAACTCTCGCGCCGCTGGTTCCCGCGGGCCTACTTCCAGTCGCCGGCCAAGCATGGCGGACATCGCGCACTGGGGGACATCAAGGATTCCATCGACGAGCTCCGTTACTACAGGCAGGCCGTTTTTGTGCCCGCCCCTGGGCCTGACACGGCTACCGCGCAGCGCATCTCCAAGGACATCACGGCTACTGCCGAGACTCTGGGCTCAACGGAAACTATGTGA
- a CDS encoding DNA alkylation repair protein, giving the protein MENKDLLEAIRSKLRTAGDAERARGAQAYMKSDMPSWGIRVPEVRRIAKAAAKQFPISSPVSLREAVRDLWRNAQAREERYAAIELTGLPMVKEDLAMLPVYEEIIRTGAWWDLVDGVAHRLCALLLAHRSTMTPLLLQWSTDEDMWIRRASITAQLAAKTRTDPGLLAAVIKPNLADKEFFIRKAIGWALREYSKTNPEWVRAFAAENAPALSPLSTREAVRLLPSP; this is encoded by the coding sequence ATGGAGAACAAGGACCTGCTTGAGGCCATCCGCTCAAAGCTTCGAACCGCCGGGGATGCTGAGCGTGCCCGGGGAGCCCAGGCGTATATGAAGTCGGACATGCCGTCGTGGGGTATCCGGGTGCCTGAGGTGCGCAGGATCGCCAAGGCTGCCGCCAAGCAGTTTCCCATCTCTTCACCCGTCAGCCTGCGCGAGGCCGTCCGTGATTTGTGGCGGAATGCCCAAGCCCGCGAAGAACGGTATGCAGCCATTGAATTGACAGGCTTGCCGATGGTCAAGGAAGACCTTGCCATGCTTCCCGTCTATGAGGAAATAATCCGCACCGGCGCCTGGTGGGACCTTGTCGACGGAGTGGCCCATCGTCTCTGTGCCCTCCTCCTTGCCCATAGGTCCACCATGACGCCGCTTTTGCTGCAGTGGTCCACGGACGAGGATATGTGGATCCGGAGGGCGTCCATCACTGCTCAATTGGCGGCCAAGACGCGGACGGACCCTGGACTGCTGGCGGCTGTTATTAAGCCCAACCTTGCCGACAAAGAGTTCTTCATCCGCAAGGCCATCGGCTGGGCCTTGCGGGAGTACAGCAAGACGAACCCCGAGTGGGTCAGGGCATTCGCCGCAGAGAATGCCCCGGCCCTCAGCCCGCTCTCCACACGCGAGGCAGTACGGCTTCTACCCTCTCCTTGA